One Takifugu rubripes chromosome 2, fTakRub1.2, whole genome shotgun sequence genomic region harbors:
- the adprs gene encoding ADP-ribosylhydrolase ARH3, translating into MMAVRAMTAGGPASLSRFRGALVAAVLGDCVGGEFEGAEEVPMERVLQHLNSLDETKGTGNLDYSDDTAMARCVVRSILAHAGYDERDMAHRFAKEYGESPDRGYGTGVVHVLKKLSSSHLSDVYQPARDQFNGRGSFGNGGAMRAAPFALAFPKLADVRRFARLGAMLTHSCSLGYNGAVLQALAVHLSLQGALDLPQQFISRLITEMEDVESDDMSRKDARILKEAEKPFCDRLHRVRDLMDRSKVSIEEVISELGNGIAALHSVPTAIFCVLHCLEPRECLPENYGGLERTIAYSLALGGDTDTIACMAGAIAGAHYGIEAIPQSWINCCEGAEDADVTAERLHVLYHQSPRGGGSGTEEPTREDASKCQSGRSNGTKKKARTE; encoded by the exons ATGATGGCCGTGAGGGCGATGACGGCCGGTGGGCCTGCGTCTTTGTCGAGGTTTCGGGGGGCGCTGGTCGCGGCTGTTCTCGGAGACTGTGTCGGCGGAGAGTTCGAAGGAGCGGAGGAGGTTCCGATGGAGAGGGTTCTGCAGCACCTAAACAGCCTGGACGAGACCAAGGGTACAG GAAACCTTGACTACAGCGATGACACGGCGATGGCACGTTGCGTGGTCCGGTCTATATTGGCCCATGCTGGTTACGATGAGCGGGACATGGCTCACAG ATTTGCTAAGGAGTACGGTGAATCCCCGGACCGGGGTTATGGTACTGGAGTCGTCCACGTGCTGAAGAAGCTGTCCTCTTCTCACCTCAGTGATGTTTATCAACCGGCCAGGGACCAGTTTAATGGTCGAGGCTCCTTTGGAAACGGGGGGGCCATGAGGGCAGCTCCATTTGCTTTGGCCTTCCCAAAGCTAGCTGATGTTAGAAGG ttTGCCCGTCTGGGTGCGATGCTAACCCACTCCTGCTCCCTGGGTTATAACGGCGCCGTGCTGCAGGCGTTAGCCGTGCACCTGTCATTGCAGGGAGCCCTGGACCTGCCTCAGCAGTTTATCAGCAGGTTAATCACAGAGATGGAGGACGTGGAAAGTGACGATATGTCGCGCAAGGATGCCAGAAT cctcaaagaagcagagaagccaTTCTGTGACCGCCTGCACAGAGTCAGAGACCTGATGGACAGGAGCAAGGTCAGCATAGAGGAAGTCATTTCTGAACTGG GTAATGGCATTGCGGCACTCCACTCTGTCCCCACGGCCATCTTCTGCGTCCTCCACTGCCTGGAACCCCGAGAGTGCCTTCCAGAGAACTACGGTGGCCTAGAAAGGACAATAGCATACAGCCTGGCCCTAGGAGGGGACACAGACACCATAGCCTGCATGGCAGGGGCCATCGCTGGGGCCCACTATGGTATTGAGGCTATTCCTCAGTCATGGATCAACTGCTGCGAGGGTGCAGAGGATGCAGACGTCACCGCCGAACGACTCCATGTGCTATACCATCAATCACCACGAGGGGGAGGTAGTGGAACGGAGGAGCCGACCCGTGAGGATGCTTCCAAATGCCAGTCGGGTCGATCGAATGGCACGAAGAAGAAAGCTAGAACTGAGTGA